A window from Telopea speciosissima isolate NSW1024214 ecotype Mountain lineage chromosome 8, Tspe_v1, whole genome shotgun sequence encodes these proteins:
- the LOC122672776 gene encoding uncharacterized protein LOC122672776: protein MAARSSFTEEEMVVDDGLGYPKLYAKLCRDVHLSPYSHGPPFTFIPYSFQHQEDLRARELDQMFPIIDPEAKPSTKPRIYASLLWKQLNHLGNAGFDPEIFRVDPYGNVLYYHADSASPLSWNIDHWFPCSRGGRTVPSNLRILQWQVCKKKHNKLEFLIPWWDLQLGISVNQFLNIFASSNSDFRYRAFSFLFSEGENEELNDSQTVQSHIFPKHFVDTKRKIGIAPAAIVLSKGESCEASSALRSFDPNRRFRPNSPATASRKFLSDNNQPHCYSIQRFRPSISKENENPDITANPYMEIAMTRDSLKQKDEAENMQAEIRTLDEELYEMKKKNEVERVALQDLELVLIKRRRRAEKCRRLAEAQSSYRAIIEKMIRDAMHQSVVYKEQIRLNQAATSSLMARLEAQKAICDSSEKELHIKFKQRNEIEEQIRPQWDQARKRSRMDDDTIFYEKDDETLLYLPGISSRREYLQKELRVFLDEEQKASEAGLSLNEERKQENVDEERNELIKVINIEKVVDQNKPIPVVDDEIPIEENLRNLEIEDERKENMGISVLRSPEIEEDEECRKQRGKGNVEKWLQMLLDNTEQGPAVNSPPQNVDENGMSKTEELIRKLNLKNPQNQEVKVLQFPLSENKTDLKPSLQEETGVQAVQQRDSGKRKEIVEKENGGNFCEKTNGREVDNVGKDVGGSMSFEGKERREKSGKERGLVRSESARSFRPFPSSPSVILGMKKGVDCMRKKPIVIGSDEDGEEERAATNNFIKSSIKTMKKAVKI, encoded by the exons ATGGCGGCTAGATCGTCGTttacagaagaagaaatggtagtcGACGATGGTCTCGGCTACCCCAAATTATATGCGAAGCTCTGTCGAGATGTCCATCTCAGTCCATACAGTCATGGTCCTCCCTTCACTTTCATTCCCTATAGTTTTCAGCATCAAGAG GATTTGAGAGCTAGGGAGTTAGACCAGATGTTCCCAATAATTGATCCTGAAGCTAAACCTTCCACGAAGCCTAGAATTTATGCCAGCCTCCTCTGGAAGCAACTCAACCATCTCGG GAATGCTGGGTTCGATCCTGAAATTTTTCGAGTAGACCCATATGGCAATGTTCTGTATTATCATGCTGATTCGGCTTCTCCCCTTTCTTGGAATATCGATCATTGGTTTCCTTGCTCAA GGGGAGGACGGACTGTTCCTAGCAATCTGAGGATACTACAATGGCAAGTATGTAAAAAGAAGCACAACAAGTTGGAATTTCTCATTCCCTGGTGGGATCTTCAGCTGGGTATCTCTGTAAACCAGTTCCTTAACATATTTGCTTCTTCCAATTCTGATTTCAG GTATAGAGCATTCTCTTTTTTATTCTCTGAAGGCGAGAATGAAGAATTAAATGATTCACAGACAGTACAGTCACATATTTTTCCAAAGCATTTCGTTGATACAAAGCGAAAAATAGGCATTGCTCCAGCTGCCATCGTTTTATCCAAGGGAGAATCTTGTGAAGCATCATCAGCATTAAGATCTTTTGATCCCAACAGACGATTCAGGCCAAACTCCCCTGCAACTG CTTCAAGAAAATTCTTGTCCGACAACAATCAGCCACACTGCTACTCAATTCAGAGATTCAGACCGAGTATATCAAAGGAAAATGAGAATCCTGACATCACTGCTAATCCATATATGGAAATTGCCATGACCAGGGATTCCCTGAAGCAGAAGGATGAGGCAGAAAATATGCAGGCAGAAATACGAACATTGGACGAGGAATTGtatgaaatgaagaagaagaatgaagtaGAAAGGGTTGCTCTACAAGATTTGGAATTGGTGCTAATAAAGCGTAGGAGGAGAGCTGAGAAGTGTAGGCGGCTTGCAGAAGCGCAGTCCTCCTACAGAGCTATAATAGAGAAGATGATTCGGGATGCCATGCACCA GAGTGTTGTTTATAAGGAACAGATAAGATTGAACCAAGCTGCAACTAGTTCTCTGATGGCAAGACTCGAAGCTCAGAAAGCAATATGTGATTCTTCGGAGAAGGAACTCCACATAAAATTCAAGCAAAGAAACGAGATTGAGGAACAGATCAGGCCTCAATGGGACCAGGCAAGGAAGCGATCGAGGATGGATGATGATACTATATTTTATGAAAAAGATGATGAAACCCTTCTTTACTTACCTGGAATCAGTTCCAGGAGGGAGTATTTACAGAAGGAATTGCGAGTGTTTCTTGACGAAGAGCAGAAGGCATCTGAAGCAGGGTTATCACTTAATGAAGAGCGAAAGCAAGAAAATGTCGATGAGGAAAGAAATGAACTGATCAAAGTTATTAATATAGAGAAGGTTGTGGaccaaaataaacccattcctGTTGTGGACGATGAGATACCTATTGAGGAAAATCTTCGAAATTTAGAGATTGAAGATGAAAGGAAGGAGAACATGGGGATCTCTGTTCTTCGGAGCCCTGAAATAGAGGAGGATGAAGAATGCAGGAAGCAACGTGGAAAGGGGAATGTAGAGAAGTGGCTTCAAATGCTGTTAGACAACACCGAGCAAGGACCGGCTGTGAACTCGCCTCCTCAAAATGTGGATGAAAACGGGATGAGCAAGACTGAGGAATTGATAAGAAAGTTGAATCTCAAGAACCCCCAGAACCAGGAGGTAAAAGTTTTGCAGTTTCCATTATCAGAAAACAAAACAGATCTGAAACCATCACTCCAGGAAGAAACTGGGGTACAAGCAGTCCAGCAGAGAGACagtggaaagagaaaagagattgtCGAGAAGGAAAATGGTGGAAATTTTTGTGAGAAAACCAATGGAAGAGAAGTGGATAATGTAGGTAAAGACGTTGGAGGTAGCATGAGCTTTGAAGgcaaggaaagaagagaaaagagtggTAAGGAGAGGGGGCTTGTACGGAGTGAGAGTGCCAGGTCCTTCAGGCCGTTTCCATCTTCTCCCTCTGTGATATTGGGAATGAAGAAGGGAGTCGATTGCATGCGGAAGAAGCCGATTGTAATTGGGTCTgatgaagatggagaagaggaacGTGCGGCAACTAACAATTTCATCAAATCATCTATTAAGACAATGAAGAAGGCTGTGAAGATATGA